A window of Pirellulales bacterium contains these coding sequences:
- a CDS encoding winged helix-turn-helix domain-containing protein encodes MASVSEVCAITQIGHTAGAIWQTLSENGPQTIARLIKEVDAPRDVVLQAIGWLAREHKIEIDEGRSRTVSLR; translated from the coding sequence ATGGCAAGCGTTTCCGAAGTCTGTGCCATCACCCAGATCGGCCACACCGCGGGCGCAATCTGGCAAACCCTTTCCGAGAACGGTCCGCAAACGATTGCCCGGCTGATCAAGGAAGTCGATGCCCCGCGCGACGTCGTGTTGCAGGCGATCGGTTGGCTGGCTCGCGAGCACAAGATCGAGATCGACGAAGGTCGCTCGCGGACCGTTTCGTTGCGCTAG
- a CDS encoding sugar phosphate isomerase/epimerase has product MKPALSQVSTLKSAFDLDIEEYAAAACDCCELWLGKLETYLDAHSIDDTRQLLADHALTAPVAAYQGGLLTSQGEARRAHWDHFARRLALLKQLGVGTLVVAADILGALTQQDLERVQFSLGQGAEIAGREGVRLALEFQAQATLMNNLQTASAFVAEVGSPHLGLCFDVFQYYMGPSKEEDLLYLAAENLFHVQLSDVSGVARELATDADRILPGDGDFNLQPIVDRLAAIGYRGVVSVELMNPQIWQIPPRQVAEVAMTALRKLLGQARMQ; this is encoded by the coding sequence ATGAAACCCGCCCTCAGCCAGGTCTCGACGCTGAAATCGGCCTTCGATCTCGATATCGAAGAGTATGCCGCCGCCGCTTGCGATTGCTGCGAACTGTGGCTTGGCAAGCTGGAAACGTATCTCGACGCGCATTCGATCGATGACACCCGGCAGCTACTGGCCGATCATGCGCTGACAGCCCCCGTCGCTGCCTACCAAGGGGGCTTGCTGACGAGCCAAGGGGAAGCTCGCCGCGCGCACTGGGATCATTTCGCCCGCCGGCTGGCGCTCTTAAAGCAACTGGGGGTCGGGACCCTGGTCGTGGCTGCGGATATCTTGGGGGCGCTCACCCAGCAGGATCTGGAGCGGGTGCAATTCTCTCTGGGCCAGGGGGCCGAAATCGCGGGGCGCGAGGGTGTACGGCTGGCGCTTGAGTTTCAGGCGCAGGCGACCTTGATGAACAACCTGCAGACGGCGTCCGCATTCGTCGCCGAGGTAGGATCGCCCCACCTGGGGCTGTGCTTCGACGTATTTCAATACTACATGGGCCCCAGCAAGGAAGAGGATCTGCTCTACCTGGCGGCCGAGAACCTGTTTCACGTTCAACTGAGCGATGTCTCGGGTGTGGCGCGCGAGCTGGCTACCGATGCCGACCGCATTCTGCCCGGTGATGGAGATTTCAACTTGCAGCCGATCGTCGATCGGCTTGCCGCGATCGGTTACCGCGGTGTGGTTTCGGTCGAACTCATGAATCCGCAGATCTGGCAGATTCCGCCGCGTCAGGTGGCCGAAGTGGCAATGACGGCTTTGCGCAAATTGCTCGGCCAGGCCCGCATGCAGTAG
- a CDS encoding TIGR01457 family HAD-type hydrolase, translating to MPHGFLIDMDGVIYRGRELIRGADQFVNQLIAQQVPFFFLTNNSQRTRRDVATKLRRMGVEADEKHIFTCAMATARFLAQQKPGGTAYVIGEGGLLNALHANGYSIVDHDPDYVVVGEGRTMTMETVEAAVQMIVAGAKLVATNLDPNCPTQHGLRPGCGAIVAMLESATGVKAFSVGKPSPVMMRAARKELGLRSEETTIIGDTMETDILGGVQLGYRTVLVLSGGTNREDLMHYAYRPDVILESIAELSVTELSGARQPEAEMAA from the coding sequence ATGCCGCACGGTTTCTTGATCGATATGGACGGTGTCATCTACCGCGGCCGCGAATTGATTCGCGGCGCCGATCAATTTGTGAATCAATTGATCGCACAACAGGTGCCTTTTTTCTTTCTCACCAATAACAGCCAACGCACTCGACGCGATGTCGCGACGAAGCTGCGCCGCATGGGGGTCGAGGCGGACGAAAAGCACATTTTCACGTGCGCCATGGCAACGGCTCGCTTCCTGGCGCAGCAAAAGCCGGGGGGCACGGCTTATGTCATCGGCGAAGGAGGATTGCTGAATGCCCTGCACGCGAACGGCTATTCGATCGTCGATCATGATCCGGATTACGTCGTCGTGGGCGAAGGGCGCACGATGACGATGGAAACGGTCGAGGCGGCGGTACAGATGATCGTTGCCGGGGCAAAACTCGTGGCGACGAATCTCGATCCCAACTGCCCGACGCAGCATGGCTTGCGTCCTGGTTGCGGGGCGATCGTGGCGATGCTCGAATCCGCGACGGGCGTCAAGGCGTTCAGTGTCGGCAAGCCCAGCCCCGTCATGATGCGCGCCGCGCGCAAAGAGCTGGGGCTGCGGTCCGAGGAGACGACGATCATCGGCGATACGATGGAGACCGACATCCTGGGCGGCGTGCAACTGGGCTATCGCACGGTGCTGGTCCTGTCGGGCGGGACCAACCGCGAGGACCTGATGCACTACGCGTATCGTCCGGACGTGATTCTGGAATCAATCGCCGAACTGAGCGTCACCGAATTGAGCGGCGCCAGGCAGCCAGAAGCCGAGATGGCGGCGTAG